The following proteins come from a genomic window of Pirellula staleyi DSM 6068:
- a CDS encoding GTP-binding protein, whose amino-acid sequence MATPSPNISAPLFAVLSPAGAAAIAVIAIWGEAALATLARTFRPLGTKQQTLPLKERVGSVLVGHWQSDLDGEAEEELVVALVAPDAAEISCHGGRSAVARITQSLAREGCVLVDPALYVARSTCDALKLQAMERLTRAKTSLAAAHLLDQTRGALSSAVRYMIDSLERGDVAGARRQIKDLLTTARQAIHLTEPYRVTIVGRPNAGKSALLNQLVGYARAMVFDQPGTTRDVVQVTTALGGYAVEISDTAGVRETSEPIEREGIERTLASIATCDLALLVFDQSAPLTADDQAFLAQVLPRLTAALIVVGNKSDLPPQCSFEQLAAINTTIARAPSLSASALTGAGIRELLALLEKQLVPTPLAQGSPLLFSRELEQAFRQILAALDQSNDPRAIARQLAELLARS is encoded by the coding sequence ATGGCAACCCCCTCCCCGAATATTTCAGCGCCGCTGTTTGCCGTTCTCTCGCCAGCGGGGGCAGCTGCCATAGCCGTGATCGCGATTTGGGGAGAAGCAGCCCTCGCGACACTCGCCCGAACTTTTCGGCCTCTCGGAACGAAACAGCAAACACTCCCCCTGAAAGAACGTGTTGGAAGTGTGCTCGTGGGACACTGGCAGTCTGATCTCGACGGAGAGGCTGAAGAGGAACTGGTGGTCGCGCTGGTGGCCCCCGATGCTGCCGAGATTTCGTGCCACGGCGGCCGGTCGGCTGTCGCGCGGATCACGCAGTCCCTCGCGCGCGAAGGTTGCGTGCTGGTCGATCCTGCCCTGTATGTCGCCCGCAGCACGTGCGATGCCCTGAAGTTACAAGCGATGGAGCGTCTCACGCGCGCCAAGACCTCGCTCGCCGCCGCGCACTTGCTCGATCAAACACGCGGGGCTCTCAGTAGCGCTGTGCGCTACATGATCGATTCGCTCGAGCGCGGTGATGTGGCCGGCGCTCGGCGACAGATCAAGGACCTGCTGACCACCGCGCGCCAAGCGATTCATTTAACCGAGCCCTATCGTGTGACGATCGTTGGGCGGCCGAACGCTGGTAAGAGCGCGCTTCTGAATCAGCTTGTCGGTTATGCGCGGGCGATGGTTTTTGATCAGCCAGGGACGACGCGCGACGTGGTGCAAGTGACCACTGCGCTGGGTGGTTATGCAGTGGAAATCTCCGACACCGCAGGTGTGCGCGAGACTTCGGAGCCGATCGAGCGCGAAGGGATCGAGCGGACGCTCGCCAGCATCGCGACGTGCGATCTCGCGCTACTGGTGTTCGATCAAAGTGCGCCCCTCACCGCCGACGACCAGGCGTTTCTCGCGCAGGTCCTACCACGTCTTACCGCCGCGCTGATCGTGGTGGGAAACAAATCGGACCTGCCTCCTCAGTGCAGCTTCGAGCAGTTGGCAGCGATCAACACCACGATTGCACGCGCCCCTTCGCTCTCCGCGAGCGCGCTGACAGGTGCAGGCATTCGTGAACTGCTCGCTCTCCTCGAGAAGCAACTGGTGCCAACGCCACTTGCTCAGGGAAGTCCGCTGTTGTTCTCGCGCGAGCTCGAGCAAGCGTTCCGGCAGATACTCGCCGCGCTCGACCAGTCGAATGATCCTCGAGCAATCGCGAGGCAACTCGCAGAACTTCTCGCGCGCTCGTGA
- a CDS encoding deoxyribodipyrimidine photo-lyase, which produces MASVPDLRIRVLRDLPVRADGEFVLYWMIAFRRRRSNFSLQRAVEWARELRKPLVILEAVRTRYEWASDRLHRFIIEGMQDNAHDLGELRQSGVVYHPYVEPTHGAGAGLLEALAKRAAVVITDDFPCFFLPQMTKVAARKVPVRMETIDGNGILPMRAADKTFTMAFHFRRWLQKNLKPHLAEEAFPEEDPLARVKLPALKKLPAEITERWPAADFKQLLGARGLAQLPIDHSVTPTSEVGGAASAARVLERFLDSRLSRYGERNEPDANAASGLSPWLHFGHVSVHDIARRALARESWSHAKLSAKTDGKAGAWWGVSAACEGFLDELITWREIGFNFCSRNDNFDQDESLPTWVQKTLDKHAVDPRPNLYTLDQFESSTTHDLLWNAAQRQLVREGRIHNYMRMLWGKKILEWSTSPREALRIMIQLNNKYALDGRNPNSYSGIFWILGRYDRPWSPERPIFGNIRYMSSDNTARKLRVKNYLKQFGSDLPAASQKQMF; this is translated from the coding sequence ATGGCAAGTGTACCCGACCTAAGGATTCGCGTCCTCCGCGACCTGCCGGTTCGAGCCGATGGCGAATTTGTGCTGTACTGGATGATCGCGTTTCGCAGGCGGCGCTCGAACTTCAGTTTACAGCGAGCGGTGGAGTGGGCTCGGGAACTGCGCAAGCCTTTGGTGATTCTCGAAGCTGTTCGAACGCGCTACGAATGGGCCAGCGACCGACTTCATCGCTTCATCATCGAGGGGATGCAAGACAACGCGCACGATCTCGGTGAGCTACGGCAGTCGGGCGTGGTCTATCATCCCTACGTCGAGCCGACGCATGGTGCCGGCGCGGGACTTCTTGAAGCGTTAGCTAAGCGAGCGGCTGTCGTCATCACCGACGACTTCCCCTGCTTCTTCCTGCCGCAGATGACGAAAGTCGCGGCGCGGAAGGTGCCGGTGCGGATGGAAACGATCGATGGAAACGGCATTCTGCCGATGCGAGCCGCCGACAAAACTTTCACGATGGCGTTTCACTTTCGTCGCTGGCTGCAGAAAAATCTCAAGCCTCATTTGGCCGAAGAGGCGTTTCCCGAGGAAGATCCTCTCGCCAGAGTGAAACTTCCGGCGCTCAAAAAACTACCGGCCGAGATCACCGAGCGCTGGCCGGCGGCCGATTTCAAACAGCTGCTCGGGGCACGTGGTCTCGCGCAGTTGCCGATCGATCACAGTGTGACGCCGACGAGTGAAGTGGGTGGAGCGGCGAGCGCTGCGCGGGTGCTCGAGCGTTTTCTCGACAGTCGCCTGAGCCGCTATGGCGAGCGGAACGAGCCCGATGCCAACGCCGCGAGTGGCCTCTCCCCTTGGCTTCACTTTGGGCATGTGAGTGTGCACGACATTGCTCGTCGGGCACTGGCGCGCGAAAGCTGGTCGCACGCTAAATTGTCGGCGAAGACCGATGGAAAAGCGGGAGCCTGGTGGGGTGTTTCAGCAGCATGTGAAGGCTTTCTCGACGAACTGATCACCTGGCGCGAGATCGGTTTTAATTTCTGCTCGAGGAACGACAACTTCGATCAGGACGAATCGCTCCCCACTTGGGTCCAGAAGACACTCGACAAGCATGCCGTCGATCCGCGCCCGAATCTCTACACCCTCGATCAGTTCGAGTCGAGTACGACCCACGATCTGCTGTGGAATGCCGCACAGCGTCAGTTGGTGCGCGAAGGCCGCATTCACAACTACATGCGGATGCTGTGGGGGAAAAAAATTCTCGAGTGGAGCACTTCACCGCGCGAAGCGCTCCGGATCATGATCCAGCTAAACAACAAATACGCGCTCGACGGCCGCAATCCCAATTCGTACAGCGGGATTTTTTGGATCCTCGGTCGCTACGATCGCCCCTGGTCGCCCGAGCGACCCATTTTTGGCAACATTCGCTACATGTCGAGCGACAATACCGCCCGCAAGCTGCGCGTGAAGAACTATCTGAAGCAGTTCGGGAGCGATCTCCCCGCTGCGAGTCAAAAACAGATGTTCTAG
- the fmt gene encoding methionyl-tRNA formyltransferase: protein MRLVMMGTGPFAVPTFEALLESGHEVVALVTRPTPTPKGREKQSLNPMRDVAVARQIAVHAPESINTPESVALLTSLAADLLIVCDYGQILKPAALAAARLGGINLHGSLLPKYRGSAPVHWSILAGDATTGVSVIHMTPRLDGGPILAVRETPIGPEETMPELELRLSTMGVAAVLEAIDLLEQWDGTSPIGTPQDATLVTKAPRFARGDGELDYRRSAVLLARQVRAFKPWPGSYTHWLREGQQPLRLIIDRATAEPAETASAAPPGTVVDVAHGKLTVMTADGLLVVTSLQPAGKRVLSAAEFLNGYGLKVGAQLGPAPVVEKL, encoded by the coding sequence ATGCGACTGGTCATGATGGGGACGGGACCGTTTGCTGTCCCCACGTTTGAAGCGCTGCTCGAGAGTGGTCACGAAGTGGTGGCGCTCGTCACCCGGCCAACGCCCACGCCGAAGGGGCGTGAAAAACAATCGCTCAACCCGATGCGCGATGTTGCTGTGGCGCGACAAATCGCGGTGCATGCTCCCGAGAGCATCAACACGCCCGAATCGGTGGCGCTACTGACGTCGCTGGCCGCCGATCTGTTGATTGTCTGCGACTATGGCCAGATCCTGAAGCCTGCAGCGCTTGCCGCAGCGCGGCTGGGTGGAATTAATCTGCACGGCTCGCTCTTGCCGAAATATCGCGGCAGTGCGCCGGTTCATTGGTCGATTCTCGCTGGCGACGCAACCACCGGTGTGAGTGTGATTCACATGACACCGAGGCTCGATGGGGGACCGATTTTGGCTGTCCGCGAAACGCCGATTGGCCCCGAAGAGACGATGCCCGAGCTCGAACTGCGACTCTCGACGATGGGAGTCGCTGCGGTGCTCGAAGCGATCGACCTGCTCGAGCAATGGGATGGCACTTCGCCGATCGGAACGCCGCAAGATGCTACGCTCGTGACCAAAGCGCCGCGCTTTGCGCGGGGCGATGGCGAACTCGACTATCGGAGGAGCGCTGTGCTCCTCGCGCGTCAGGTGCGGGCCTTCAAACCGTGGCCCGGCAGCTACACCCACTGGCTACGCGAGGGGCAACAGCCGCTGCGGCTGATCATCGATCGTGCGACAGCCGAACCGGCCGAGACAGCAAGCGCCGCTCCGCCCGGAACGGTGGTCGACGTCGCTCACGGCAAGCTCACGGTGATGACAGCCGATGGACTGCTGGTGGTCACGTCGCTCCAGCCTGCCGGTAAACGGGTCCTCTCTGCGGCCGAGTTTCTCAACGGCTATGGGCTGAAAGTCGGCGCACAACTGGGACCCGCGCCCGTGGTCGAAAAGCTGTAG